The Bacteroidota bacterium genome includes a region encoding these proteins:
- a CDS encoding TonB-dependent receptor — MNKILKMIFVLFAIPLMASAQDASLSGLITDGETGNALPGASVLLVDTELGAATSIDGRYEINGITPGDYTLQVTFIGYETSQTPVTIAAGENELDIVLTPDFTGLEEVVVTGIASATSKARAEVAVSSVSTEKLLEQNAYQDVSQLLNGKIAGVSVQPSSGNVGGGIRFNMRSSTGLNGDGQPVIYVDGIRIDATEIGGLGAGGQDVSLLASLNPEEIETVEVLKGPAGAALYGTSGSNGVVLITTKRGKLSGDDRPFTVNYKGVRGTNSQFDEYDRFTAGAPETANAFFRDGDIEQHTLSFSGGSERVRYFTSYDNRMEEGHIRNNKQERQSFRANFEAFPIKDLTVRANAGYVRNDISRPQNDNNLFGYLGNTLLASSPFVFTDSSAIEALQNIQRIARFSGIVEAEYSPIENLTLRASVGFDGTDLRNDETRPSNFAYSSTVNGRRSVFSRRNEQYTYDFNARYGYKISDKLSATTIVGTQSFNRINRNFNFSKENFSTELITNIGAGADFRSSDENFLHTRESGIYAQQEFAFNNYLFATVGARQDFASSVGAGAPSIFYPKASFALRVDELATMPTAINFFKVRAAYGETGQLPGNLDKSFVRWQAESSGYGTGAVTSFIGNIDIEPERIKEFEAGIELGMLNNRIGLDLTGYIQKAQDSIIDFNNPPSSGLTVSAVPFNVGASTGKGIEASLSVDVIRQRNLGIDFGVIWNYQDNEVDDLGGAQPIFSGFDTNVIKEGLPRDAFYTWASRATFNDDGSYAGAELTTTDEDGDGSPDRAFFGVPYAEHNGSFSLNIRVLRDITISGLLDWSLGNKVYNNTHLFSRRFGAFQERNIALVQIGDVMPEDVGLEDQGFSALTVGSDEYRAAAETVARTEFSLQGVDLDGNWIEDADFIKLREISVRYDFTNLIRRVNANRFIRSASFTLSARNLWMSTKYSGLDPEVNFTGALSSTRSSDFLTLPQPRVIYGAISIGL, encoded by the coding sequence ATGAACAAAATTCTGAAAATGATTTTTGTGTTGTTTGCTATACCCCTTATGGCATCAGCACAAGACGCTTCCTTGTCGGGTCTTATTACCGACGGAGAAACTGGCAATGCGTTGCCAGGCGCCAGTGTATTGCTTGTCGATACTGAATTGGGTGCCGCAACTTCTATTGACGGTCGTTATGAAATCAACGGGATCACACCCGGTGATTATACGCTGCAAGTTACGTTCATCGGGTATGAGACCTCTCAGACACCGGTAACAATAGCTGCCGGCGAGAACGAGCTGGATATTGTGCTCACGCCAGATTTCACAGGCCTTGAAGAGGTCGTTGTGACAGGCATTGCATCTGCAACCTCAAAAGCACGGGCAGAAGTTGCAGTTTCTTCTGTAAGTACAGAGAAACTGCTCGAGCAAAATGCTTACCAGGACGTTTCCCAACTCCTAAACGGCAAGATCGCCGGGGTAAGTGTACAGCCTTCTTCTGGTAACGTTGGTGGTGGTATCCGCTTCAACATGCGTTCAAGCACAGGCCTCAATGGTGATGGCCAGCCTGTAATTTATGTTGATGGCATCCGTATCGACGCTACTGAAATTGGTGGCCTGGGTGCAGGCGGACAGGATGTTTCGCTGCTCGCAAGCCTCAATCCGGAAGAAATTGAAACCGTAGAAGTACTCAAAGGCCCTGCTGGTGCAGCGCTTTATGGTACCAGCGGCTCGAACGGTGTTGTACTTATCACCACCAAACGTGGCAAGTTGTCTGGCGATGACCGTCCGTTTACGGTCAACTACAAAGGCGTAAGGGGTACAAACTCTCAGTTTGACGAGTACGACCGCTTTACAGCCGGCGCTCCGGAAACAGCCAACGCATTCTTCCGCGATGGCGACATCGAACAGCACACCCTTAGCTTCTCAGGCGGTTCAGAACGTGTACGCTACTTCACGTCGTATGACAACCGCATGGAAGAAGGCCATATCCGCAACAACAAACAGGAGCGCCAGAGCTTCCGGGCTAACTTTGAAGCATTCCCGATCAAAGATCTGACTGTTCGCGCCAACGCCGGCTACGTCCGCAACGACATCAGCCGCCCGCAGAACGATAACAACCTGTTTGGCTACCTCGGCAACACACTACTGGCAAGCAGCCCGTTTGTGTTCACCGATAGCTCAGCCATTGAGGCGCTGCAAAACATCCAGCGGATCGCCCGTTTCTCAGGTATCGTTGAGGCAGAGTACTCGCCGATTGAAAACCTGACGCTGCGTGCGTCTGTTGGATTTGACGGTACAGACCTGCGGAACGACGAAACAAGACCCTCTAACTTTGCCTACTCTAGTACAGTTAATGGCCGTCGCTCTGTATTCAGCCGTCGGAATGAGCAGTACACGTACGACTTCAACGCACGGTACGGCTACAAAATCAGCGATAAGCTGAGCGCAACCACAATTGTAGGTACGCAGTCTTTCAACCGGATCAACCGCAACTTCAACTTCTCCAAAGAGAACTTCTCTACAGAGTTGATTACCAACATCGGTGCCGGTGCTGACTTCAGAAGCTCAGACGAGAACTTCCTGCACACCAGGGAATCCGGTATCTATGCACAGCAGGAATTTGCCTTCAACAACTACCTGTTTGCCACGGTAGGCGCCCGCCAGGACTTTGCAAGCTCCGTTGGTGCCGGCGCGCCGAGCATCTTCTACCCGAAAGCAAGTTTTGCCCTTCGCGTAGACGAGCTCGCAACAATGCCAACAGCGATCAACTTCTTCAAAGTTCGCGCTGCATACGGCGAAACCGGACAGCTACCGGGTAACCTCGACAAGTCATTTGTCCGCTGGCAGGCTGAATCTTCAGGCTACGGCACCGGGGCTGTAACCAGCTTTATCGGCAACATCGACATCGAACCTGAGCGCATCAAAGAATTTGAAGCCGGCATTGAGCTTGGCATGCTGAACAACCGGATTGGTCTCGACCTGACAGGTTACATTCAGAAAGCCCAGGACTCTATCATCGACTTCAACAACCCACCGTCTTCAGGCCTGACCGTTTCTGCGGTACCGTTTAACGTAGGTGCTTCTACCGGTAAAGGTATCGAAGCCAGCCTTTCTGTTGACGTGATTCGCCAGCGGAATCTGGGTATCGACTTTGGCGTCATCTGGAACTACCAGGACAACGAAGTGGATGACCTCGGTGGTGCACAGCCTATTTTCAGTGGCTTTGACACCAACGTAATCAAAGAAGGCCTGCCGCGCGATGCGTTCTACACCTGGGCCTCACGTGCTACGTTCAACGATGACGGTTCTTATGCCGGTGCTGAACTGACCACGACCGATGAAGATGGAGATGGCTCACCTGACCGTGCTTTCTTTGGCGTGCCATACGCTGAGCACAACGGCTCATTCAGCCTGAACATTCGCGTATTGCGCGACATCACCATCAGCGGCCTCCTCGACTGGTCTCTGGGCAACAAGGTGTATAACAACACCCACCTGTTCAGCCGGCGCTTTGGCGCGTTCCAGGAACGCAACATTGCACTCGTCCAGATTGGTGATGTAATGCCTGAAGATGTTGGCCTCGAAGATCAAGGCTTCAGCGCACTTACTGTCGGATCTGATGAGTACCGCGCAGCAGCTGAAACCGTTGCACGGACAGAATTCAGCCTCCAGGGCGTGGATCTCGATGGCAACTGGATTGAAGATGCAGACTTTATCAAGCTGCGTGAAATCAGCGTACGCTACGACTTTACGAACCTCATTCGCAGAGTCAACGCCAACCGCTTTATCAGAAGCGCAAGCTTTACGCTTTCTGCAAGAAATCTGTGGATGTCGACCAAGTACAGTGGATTGGACCCAGAAGTTAACTTCACGGGCGCCCTTAGCAGCACCCGTTCTTCTGACTTCCTGACGCTGCCACAGCCGCGTGTGATTTATGGCGCCATCAGTATTGGCCTCTAA
- a CDS encoding PaaI family thioesterase: protein MLEPDLSGEPAWMPIIPPSLLTQENSFISGDPTGNRLRLRYYYDEASTQVIARTWFGPGAEGPPRHAHGGSVAAVLDEAMGMAALYAGHTVVAANISINYLKMVPLETVASAIAQVTRVAGKKIYTEARLVGTNGTVLSRGEGLFITIPFNKIATLAEPE, encoded by the coding sequence ATGCTTGAACCAGACCTATCCGGCGAGCCGGCGTGGATGCCCATTATCCCACCCAGCCTCCTCACGCAGGAAAACTCTTTCATTTCCGGAGACCCCACGGGCAATCGCTTGCGGTTGCGGTACTATTATGATGAAGCCAGTACACAAGTTATAGCCCGTACCTGGTTTGGACCGGGCGCAGAAGGTCCCCCCCGACATGCACACGGTGGCAGTGTTGCCGCAGTGCTCGATGAAGCCATGGGCATGGCGGCCCTGTATGCCGGCCATACAGTTGTCGCAGCCAACATATCCATCAATTACCTGAAGATGGTGCCGCTCGAAACCGTTGCCTCAGCCATCGCGCAGGTAACCCGTGTAGCCGGCAAAAAAATTTACACAGAAGCCAGACTTGTAGGCACCAATGGCACCGTTTTATCGCGAGGGGAAGGCCTCTTCATAACAATTCCCTTCAACAAAATAGCAACCCTTGCAGAGCCAGAATAA
- a CDS encoding GWxTD domain-containing protein, which translates to MEHPLQRCWLYLLSSLALCITFYQPAAAQATYQEPLINQAIAAIQRGVTDPAIDSLAVYVAASPGAASAIHGPLSYWLGKAHLDAGQPDEAINIWRSGILAMNDADSFDHRLGLTFLNAVFAYGSSQHYALGTAVYERLLADVGRPVSSLFQTAFTPYLEAIAFILPTAQREAWQLDNGWQASAATAANLWWRSKDPAPATRNNELLEEHLERVAYAMANYRFRDQFDDRGAVYIRLGPPTRTTSIQFDKSNFRNKVLDQNLTITESDFPGNEFWFYAHIDNAAQFLFHDTSGLYRLGQTRNLLPSSLRSGLGNSTRGKAKARAMVRTLEEIYKQLSLYHPTFATRYTDVAAFSSLLDDADIASQLNAAQQSEDESVESLGNALNADLLANSRASGIADAGMPGSAFNPNRPDLFVNHTMAAYKVEDDMLAVQREDYVPQVRTNVFDAIAPLPLYFRTARFLEEDGTTRTEIYWRPAANALALDNTSQDKVELAGITPDDYLIVTSVVQKTPDYLDRQIAHDRAMLPGIATGLDVSLPTQTVSTTGDLGLYHLALQIDMYAANIEDGQLRKIGPHVKANTYQQDSLNALPSDTGTLTMSDLKPMILPASIQEMPDIDEEIIQLSLVDPSPVIDGQTPLVLYFEVYNLQNNASGRTQFDVKYEINSPKRRGLFRKAGTDKTTFTSTIEGNTAKSEEFLVLDLSDQRKAGPLNITVEIFDHTTQQTVSRQIAYEIKP; encoded by the coding sequence ATGGAACATCCGTTACAACGTTGTTGGCTTTATCTCCTTTCCAGCCTTGCGCTGTGCATCACGTTTTATCAACCTGCGGCTGCCCAGGCAACCTACCAGGAACCCCTCATCAACCAGGCCATTGCAGCCATCCAACGGGGCGTTACCGACCCTGCTATTGATTCGCTGGCTGTTTATGTTGCAGCATCACCCGGTGCAGCATCCGCAATTCATGGCCCCCTTTCGTACTGGCTCGGCAAAGCCCATCTGGATGCTGGCCAACCCGACGAGGCCATCAACATCTGGCGGTCCGGCATTCTGGCCATGAATGACGCCGACTCGTTTGATCACCGGCTTGGACTTACATTTCTTAACGCTGTTTTTGCATACGGCAGCAGCCAGCACTATGCGCTTGGCACCGCGGTATACGAGCGTCTTTTGGCAGATGTGGGCCGGCCTGTGTCTTCACTCTTCCAGACCGCCTTTACACCTTACCTGGAAGCCATTGCGTTCATTCTCCCTACAGCCCAACGCGAGGCATGGCAATTGGATAACGGCTGGCAGGCATCAGCAGCTACAGCTGCAAATCTTTGGTGGCGCAGCAAAGACCCGGCGCCGGCTACGCGAAATAACGAACTCCTCGAAGAACACCTCGAACGCGTTGCCTATGCCATGGCCAATTACCGCTTTAGAGACCAGTTTGACGACCGTGGCGCCGTCTACATTCGTCTAGGGCCACCCACGCGCACTACATCGATCCAGTTCGACAAATCCAATTTTCGCAATAAAGTGCTCGACCAGAATCTGACAATCACTGAGTCGGATTTCCCAGGAAACGAATTCTGGTTCTATGCGCACATTGATAATGCAGCGCAGTTTCTCTTTCACGATACCAGCGGCCTCTACAGACTCGGACAAACCCGCAATCTGTTGCCCTCTTCGCTGCGTTCAGGACTGGGTAACTCTACCCGTGGCAAAGCAAAAGCCCGTGCCATGGTCCGCACCCTCGAAGAAATATACAAACAACTTTCGCTCTACCACCCAACGTTTGCCACGCGCTACACCGATGTGGCCGCATTCTCAAGCTTGCTCGACGATGCAGACATAGCCTCTCAATTAAACGCCGCACAGCAGAGCGAAGATGAGTCCGTTGAATCGCTGGGAAATGCCCTCAACGCAGACTTGCTGGCCAATAGTCGGGCAAGCGGGATCGCAGACGCCGGCATGCCGGGCAGCGCATTCAACCCAAATCGGCCTGACCTTTTTGTCAACCACACCATGGCGGCTTACAAAGTGGAAGATGACATGCTGGCGGTGCAACGCGAAGACTATGTCCCGCAAGTGCGTACCAATGTTTTCGACGCCATCGCACCGCTTCCGCTGTACTTCCGTACGGCGCGTTTTCTCGAAGAAGATGGTACAACCCGGACTGAAATCTATTGGCGGCCGGCGGCCAATGCCCTGGCGCTAGACAACACCTCGCAAGACAAGGTAGAACTCGCCGGCATTACACCCGACGATTACCTGATTGTAACCTCTGTTGTACAAAAAACACCAGATTATCTCGACCGCCAAATTGCACATGACCGCGCGATGTTACCAGGGATCGCCACCGGGCTCGACGTATCGCTGCCGACACAAACCGTCTCAACAACGGGTGACTTGGGGCTATACCACCTGGCGCTTCAGATAGACATGTACGCCGCAAACATCGAAGATGGGCAACTACGCAAAATCGGACCACATGTAAAAGCCAATACCTATCAACAGGATTCGCTCAACGCGCTGCCATCAGACACGGGGACATTGACCATGAGCGACCTCAAGCCTATGATTTTGCCGGCCAGCATTCAGGAAATGCCCGATATAGACGAAGAAATTATCCAACTGTCTCTCGTTGACCCTTCGCCTGTAATTGACGGGCAGACACCACTGGTACTCTATTTTGAGGTATACAACTTACAAAACAACGCATCAGGCCGTACACAGTTTGACGTCAAATATGAAATCAACAGCCCCAAACGACGCGGATTGTTTAGGAAAGCCGGGACAGACAAAACAACCTTTACATCCACTATCGAAGGCAACACAGCCAAAAGCGAAGAATTCCTCGTACTGGATTTGAGCGACCAGCGAAAAGCTGGCCCGCTGAACATCACGGTAGAAATTTTCGACCACACCACCCAGCAAACTGTATCGCGTCAGATTGCATACGAAATCAAACCCTAA
- a CDS encoding arsenosugar biosynthesis-associated peroxidase-like protein, whose translation MDTYYKPEHLPKFGTIAEGNKELADAFFAYYGKVFEDGALTAREKALIALAVAHTIQCPYCIDAYTSGSLEKGADLEQMTEAVHVATAIRGGASLVHGIQMLDKVKDMTM comes from the coding sequence ATGGATACCTATTACAAGCCTGAGCACCTCCCCAAGTTTGGCACCATTGCCGAAGGCAACAAAGAACTGGCCGATGCCTTCTTTGCTTACTATGGAAAAGTATTTGAAGACGGCGCCCTGACAGCGCGGGAAAAAGCATTGATTGCCCTTGCGGTTGCGCACACGATTCAGTGCCCCTACTGCATCGACGCCTACACATCCGGATCTTTGGAAAAAGGCGCCGACCTGGAGCAGATGACAGAAGCTGTACACGTTGCCACCGCGATTCGAGGCGGCGCATCGCTCGTCCACGGGATTCAGATGCTAGACAAGGTTAAAGATATGACCATGTAG
- a CDS encoding ABC transporter permease, with translation MAFDLEKSLAVWRRPYEVNAAFSAEDIEELENGLRERIKTLVDAGTSVQEAFQIAIKRTGSYGNVEREYQKVFWGKVKRERRLLPELSWRVSMLKSYLKTALRTLKKERVYGFINIFGFAIGLTCFILISLFVRYEFGYDDFHEKADRIYRVAEVDPTGYYLGSNQYTDTPAPLLRALEEAFPEVDVATQLRKVKALLTHDGKQFYENGIYATPQFFDVFSFPIIQGDRGKALTDPNTVILTASLAQKYFGAANPIGQLLTFTPSAPWWSTPPPVGVDMQVVGVMADIPANTHLSFDYIISMSSSADYARHIDQWDNSNYFTYAALHSGFSLEHFKSKLAVVAKQHLAPDASAENHPEEIVSHFPQALTDIHLRSTINSEFGANGDIRYVFLFLGIALLVLLVAGINYVNLSIARSLVRAREFGVRKAIGASRKQLIGQFMGEALLPAILALILALVLLVVLLPAFNTLTSRSISLADNSMLLVLLVAIGLGVGILAGSYPAFRLSMLHPVHMMKGKLSQYLARYRVRNVLVVVQFSITIVLIIGTLVIWQQLSFIQGAETGIDREQVISIEINDPNLRGRITTVKEALQADASVLSVSASHHDPIYIDAQSDTRAWQGAAEGQEVSVYHSNIHYGYLDMFGVDLTEGRDFSAAIVTDQKQGLLINETLRKQLGWNEAVGRSLTLNGTDHHIVGVMRDFNFQSFRQKVAPLALYLDPGDYSRVFVKAGTEDIIRTLGFLQETMTTLSPAYPFTYSFLDSQYDQMYQADAQFGRLIGYFTLLAIVIGCLGLLGLASYMVAKRTKEIGIRKVLGASHTNVLFLVSKDFTLLVVIAFVLSAPVAFYAMHVWLNGFAYRIAISWQTLLIAGALTLVLAWLTVSYHTIKATLANPTKTLRNG, from the coding sequence ATGGCTTTCGATCTAGAAAAATCTCTGGCAGTTTGGCGGCGCCCGTACGAGGTGAACGCGGCATTCTCAGCAGAAGACATTGAAGAGCTGGAGAATGGTTTGCGCGAAAGAATTAAAACACTTGTTGATGCCGGCACCTCTGTACAGGAGGCATTCCAGATTGCTATCAAACGCACGGGTTCGTACGGTAACGTTGAACGAGAATACCAGAAAGTATTCTGGGGCAAAGTGAAACGCGAACGGCGGCTGCTTCCGGAGCTCAGTTGGCGTGTGTCGATGCTCAAAAGCTACCTCAAAACAGCGCTGCGTACCCTCAAAAAAGAGCGCGTTTATGGGTTTATTAACATATTCGGATTTGCAATCGGGTTAACGTGCTTTATCCTGATTAGCCTGTTTGTCAGATACGAATTTGGCTACGACGACTTCCACGAAAAAGCAGACCGTATTTATAGAGTCGCAGAAGTAGATCCGACGGGTTACTACCTCGGCAGCAACCAGTATACAGATACGCCGGCTCCGCTTTTAAGAGCACTGGAAGAAGCGTTTCCCGAAGTCGACGTTGCAACCCAGTTGCGTAAAGTTAAAGCACTGCTCACACACGATGGAAAGCAGTTTTACGAAAATGGCATTTATGCGACCCCACAATTCTTCGATGTATTCAGCTTTCCCATCATACAAGGAGATCGAGGTAAAGCACTCACTGACCCTAATACCGTTATACTTACTGCGTCTTTAGCGCAGAAATACTTTGGTGCGGCCAATCCCATTGGGCAATTGTTGACCTTTACGCCTTCTGCACCCTGGTGGTCAACACCACCACCTGTCGGCGTTGATATGCAAGTGGTGGGCGTTATGGCTGACATACCAGCAAATACCCATCTATCTTTCGATTACATAATATCCATGTCGTCGTCAGCTGACTATGCCAGGCATATCGACCAATGGGATAATAGCAATTACTTCACGTATGCAGCATTACATTCCGGGTTTTCACTGGAGCATTTTAAAAGCAAGCTTGCCGTTGTTGCAAAACAACACCTGGCACCAGATGCGTCCGCAGAAAATCATCCGGAAGAAATTGTATCTCATTTCCCGCAGGCACTGACCGACATTCATTTGCGGTCTACTATCAATTCCGAGTTTGGGGCAAACGGAGATATCAGGTACGTATTTCTTTTTCTGGGCATTGCGTTGCTCGTATTGCTTGTTGCCGGTATAAATTACGTTAACCTTTCAATTGCCCGCTCGCTGGTTCGTGCCAGAGAATTTGGGGTTAGAAAAGCGATTGGGGCGAGCCGAAAGCAACTCATCGGCCAGTTTATGGGAGAGGCGCTTTTGCCGGCCATCCTTGCACTTATCCTCGCGCTGGTGCTCCTCGTTGTGCTATTGCCGGCATTCAACACGTTGACTTCCCGTAGTATTTCCCTGGCAGACAACAGCATGCTCTTGGTCCTGTTGGTTGCCATTGGGCTTGGTGTAGGCATACTTGCTGGTAGTTATCCCGCATTTCGGCTTTCAATGCTGCATCCTGTTCATATGATGAAGGGAAAATTAAGCCAATACCTGGCCCGCTACCGTGTGCGCAATGTGCTTGTGGTTGTTCAGTTCTCGATCACGATTGTACTCATCATTGGTACCCTCGTCATTTGGCAGCAATTAAGCTTTATTCAGGGAGCAGAGACAGGGATTGATCGAGAACAGGTCATTTCTATTGAAATCAACGATCCGAACTTGCGGGGACGAATCACCACAGTGAAGGAGGCCTTGCAAGCAGATGCCAGCGTATTGTCGGTCTCTGCGTCTCACCATGATCCAATCTACATCGATGCGCAATCTGATACGCGCGCGTGGCAAGGCGCTGCAGAGGGGCAGGAGGTTTCCGTATACCATTCAAATATCCATTACGGATATCTGGACATGTTTGGGGTTGATCTAACAGAAGGCCGCGACTTTTCAGCCGCCATTGTTACTGACCAAAAACAGGGTTTACTGATCAATGAAACGCTGAGAAAACAACTCGGATGGAATGAGGCTGTAGGGCGGTCCCTTACGCTGAATGGCACAGATCACCATATTGTTGGTGTAATGAGAGATTTTAATTTTCAGTCATTTCGCCAGAAAGTGGCGCCGCTTGCCCTGTATCTTGACCCCGGTGATTATTCACGTGTGTTCGTTAAAGCCGGCACAGAGGACATAATCCGCACGCTTGGTTTTCTTCAAGAGACCATGACTACCCTGTCTCCCGCATATCCGTTCACATACAGTTTCCTTGACAGCCAATACGATCAAATGTACCAGGCAGATGCCCAATTTGGCCGTTTGATCGGCTACTTTACGCTACTTGCCATAGTGATAGGATGCCTGGGGCTATTGGGGCTAGCAAGTTATATGGTGGCAAAGCGTACCAAAGAAATTGGCATCAGGAAAGTGTTGGGCGCATCACATACGAATGTGCTTTTTCTGGTGTCGAAGGACTTTACGCTATTGGTTGTTATCGCTTTTGTATTAAGTGCGCCAGTAGCATTTTATGCCATGCATGTCTGGTTAAATGGGTTTGCATACCGAATTGCCATAAGCTGGCAAACACTCCTGATCGCCGGCGCGCTAACACTGGTGCTGGCCTGGTTAACGGTGAGCTATCATACCATCAAAGCTACCCTGGCAAATCCCACGAAGACGTTAAGAAACGGTTGA
- a CDS encoding nuclear transport factor 2 family protein — translation MKPLLLIMIFAIFASPVLAQVDAMRVQAFVLAKEAAGQPDKTAADVEAYLAFLTEDVSDVHVVYGVTLDGKEKIRSTHLESTRVKFEFRLGIESITMGTNVAIVEYIESSQYVRRDELVDFTGRTILVMEFNDAGAVHHMRRYLDTANVTRKATPCSESDLC, via the coding sequence ATGAAACCCCTGCTCCTGATTATGATCTTTGCTATTTTTGCAAGCCCTGTGCTGGCCCAGGTAGATGCAATGCGTGTGCAGGCTTTTGTGCTGGCAAAAGAAGCTGCAGGACAGCCGGATAAAACGGCCGCAGATGTTGAAGCTTATCTTGCTTTCCTGACGGAAGACGTCAGTGACGTTCACGTTGTGTATGGCGTAACGCTGGATGGAAAGGAAAAAATACGCAGTACACACCTGGAGTCGACCCGGGTCAAATTTGAATTTAGACTGGGCATTGAAAGCATCACAATGGGCACAAATGTGGCCATCGTTGAATACATTGAATCCTCACAATATGTACGGCGCGATGAGTTGGTAGATTTTACCGGGCGAACCATCCTGGTGATGGAATTCAATGACGCCGGCGCAGTACATCACATGCGCCGGTATCTGGATACAGCAAATGTGACCCGAAAGGCAACACCGTGTAGTGAATCAGACCTGTGTTAG
- a CDS encoding serine hydrolase domain-containing protein, with amino-acid sequence MKQIFLLLAAFVVAACTQPTPQQAPEPISDIPLGENQETAISNLMETHKAPSLAIGIIKNGVLTGTRYFGEQAPGVPLSAQSMFNTASVHKAITAETVIRLVEKGLINLDEPLSPHYVHPDIAADPRHEKLTPRIVLTHKTGFRNWPYEYDDGKLAFDNDPGEAYGYSGIGFMILARAIEAKLEKPWPQIVREEIYNPLGMVEATTIQEPWMAGNYVIPVDEKGAFKTDFELAYGYWNAADDLYITVKDMAKFLIAVLKNQGISDALAAERIRVQSDLTNNPIWGCDGVVDPCPAPYGHGLGWFVFGYDGNINVQHGGNDRSEAAIAYIELQTGDGAIVFVNSPQGVLLWPKVVEIVDEQQQFTPVFNHIIAKFLTPEE; translated from the coding sequence ATGAAACAGATCTTCCTTTTACTTGCTGCTTTTGTAGTGGCTGCCTGTACGCAACCAACCCCGCAACAGGCCCCAGAACCCATATCCGACATCCCGCTTGGTGAAAACCAGGAAACTGCAATAAGCAATCTGATGGAGACCCACAAAGCCCCATCACTTGCCATTGGAATCATTAAAAATGGCGTACTTACGGGCACAAGGTACTTTGGCGAACAGGCACCCGGCGTCCCTTTGTCTGCACAGTCCATGTTCAACACCGCGTCCGTTCACAAAGCAATTACTGCAGAGACGGTCATACGGCTCGTTGAAAAGGGGCTGATCAATCTGGATGAACCACTGTCACCGCATTATGTGCATCCGGATATCGCAGCAGACCCCAGGCATGAAAAGCTGACACCACGCATCGTACTGACCCACAAAACGGGATTTCGCAATTGGCCTTATGAATATGATGATGGCAAGCTGGCTTTCGACAACGATCCCGGAGAAGCCTACGGCTATTCTGGCATAGGCTTCATGATTCTTGCGCGCGCCATTGAGGCGAAACTGGAAAAGCCTTGGCCGCAGATTGTGCGGGAAGAAATTTACAACCCGCTTGGCATGGTAGAGGCGACTACCATCCAGGAGCCGTGGATGGCCGGCAACTATGTCATTCCGGTTGATGAAAAAGGAGCGTTTAAAACTGATTTTGAACTGGCTTATGGCTATTGGAATGCTGCTGATGACCTCTACATAACCGTAAAAGACATGGCTAAATTCCTGATTGCCGTTCTGAAGAATCAGGGTATAAGCGACGCGCTGGCCGCGGAGCGCATACGCGTGCAAAGTGACCTCACAAATAACCCGATATGGGGATGTGATGGCGTTGTTGACCCCTGCCCCGCACCATACGGTCACGGCCTCGGCTGGTTTGTGTTTGGCTATGACGGCAATATCAATGTGCAGCATGGCGGCAATGACCGGTCTGAAGCTGCCATCGCCTATATCGAATTGCAGACGGGCGATGGCGCCATAGTCTTTGTCAATTCACCACAAGGGGTATTGCTGTGGCCCAAGGTCGTGGAAATTGTGGATGAGCAGCAGCAGTTTACGCCGGTGTTCAATCATATTATTGCCAAGTTTTTGACGCCTGAGGAGTGA